In Solanum stenotomum isolate F172 unplaced genomic scaffold, ASM1918654v1 scaffold4209, whole genome shotgun sequence, a single genomic region encodes these proteins:
- the LOC125852719 gene encoding uncharacterized protein LOC125852719 codes for MVSHVIGSHQISFREEELPLEGVMHNRALYITVKCRDKFVARVLIDNGSGLNICPLSTLTQLNYDVGKIRQSRMNVRAFDGSQRETMGEIGLCIQIGPAEFVTEFQVMGISTSYNLLLGRPWIHVVGAVPSTLHQLLKFIWEDHEIVIHGEGSNRSYPGLSIPVIEESSQGTDFHMVEIMNAAFEGTMPQMLMPQVYKMLATTMLRSGFEPGRGLGKNLDGISEPLPIPLQNFRFGIDYAPTKEELFEAETRKKHDCDIPKPIPALYQSFVAKALEPEIDDLVEGMGRLFDEEDCDVISVECTTTPTIRDAGPGEMLQNWMATPLMIHRIACKNESKPANVMTCHEHGEPSKVDEDECEEYDEETMMLEHLTEDLRQLEDDKKPNLDETETVNLGDDESIRETRVNVHLAATERKELVKLLRQYIDVFAWSYDDMPGLSTDIVSHKLPINSEYCPVKQKTRKFKPDLSLMIKEEVMKKIESKIVEVTKYPTWLANIVPVAKKDGKIRICVDYRDLNKASPKDNFPLPNIHILIDNCAKHELQSFVDCFAGYHQILMDEEDAEKTAFITPWGVYHYRVMSFGLKNAGATYMRAMTTIFHDMIHKEIEVYVDDVIIKSRESLNHLTHLEKFFNRLHRYGLKLNPAKCAFGVPAGKLLGFIVSRRGIELDPSKIKAIQDLPPPKTKKEVMSFLGRLNYISRFIAQSTVICEPIFKLLRKDAPTEWTEECQKAFDTIKSYLSNPPVLVPPRAGTPLLLYLSVSDNAFGCVLGQHDETGRKEKAIYYLSKKFTSYEARYTLLEKTCCALTWVHGDLIKVPPHELNAMSSPWPFAAWGMDVIGPIEPAASNGHRFILVAIDYFTKWVEAASYKAVTKKVVADFVRNNLICRFGIPESIITDNGANLNSHLMKETCEQFKITHRNSTAYRPQMNGAVEAANKNIKRILRKMIDNYKCWHENLPYALLGYHTTIRPSTGATPLPIGIRNRSSDTS; via the exons TCAAAGTCGCATGAATGTAAGGGCGTTTGATGGTTCGCAAAGAGAGACCATGGGGGAAATAGGCCTGTGTATCCAAATAGGGCCTGCAGAATTTGTCACTGAATTCCAGGTGATGGGTATATCTACAAGTTACAACTTATTGCTAGGAAGACCATGGATCCATGTTGTTGGAGCAGTCCCATCCACATTGCATCAACTTTTGAAATTCATTTGGGAGGATCATGAAATCGTCATCCATGGTGAAGGGAGTAATCGTAGTTACCCTGGTCTCTCCATTCCAGTTATTGAAGAGTCTTCTCAGGGTACTGACTTTCACATGGTGGAGATAATGAATGCTGCTTTTGAAGGTACGATGCCGCAGATGCTAATGCCTCAAGTGTATAAAATGTTAGCCACAACTATGCTGAGAAGTGGTTTTGAACCTGGGCGTGGGTTAGGCAAGAATTTGGATGGCATATCTGAACCTCTTCCTATACCACTTCAAAATTTCCGATTCGGTATCGATTATGCCCCAACAAAGGAAGAATTGTTTGAAGCAGAAACAAGGAAGAAACATGACTGTGATATACCGAAGCCTATTCCAGCATTGTACCAGTCATTTGTTGCTAAAGCTTTAGAGCCTGAGATTGATGATCTAGTGGAAGGGATGGGAAGAttgtttgatgaagaagattgtGATGTGATCTCGGTAGAATGCACAACAACACCCACCATCCGAGATGCCGGACCTGGAGAGATGTTGCAGAATTGGATGGCCACTCCACTTATGATCCATCGAATAGCTTG TAAAAATGAATCTAAACCTGCTAATGTCATGACATGTCACGAACACGGCGAACCAAGTAAGGTCGATGAAGATGAATGTGAAGAATATGATGAGGAAACTATGATGCTTGAACACCTTACCGAGGACTTGAGGCAACTTGAAGACGATAAAAAGCCTAACCTGGATGAAACAGAGACAGTAAACTTGGGAGATGACGAGTCGATCAGAGAAACCCGAGTCAATGTCCATTTGGCAGCAACAGAAAGAAAAGAATTGGTCAAGCTGCTCAGACAATACATCGATGTGTTTGCCTGGTCATATGATGATATGCCAGGGTTAAGCACTGATATTGTTTCCCATAAGCTGCCTATCAATTCAGAGTACTGTCCAGTAAAGCAGAAAACCAGAAAGTTCAAGCCCGATCTGAGTTTAATGATAAAAGAGGAGGTCATGAAGAAGATCGAATCAAAAATCGTTGAAGTGACCAAGTATCCCACTTGGTTGGCTAACATTGTTCCAGtggcaaagaaagatggaaaaatcAGGATATGTGTGGATTATCgggatctcaacaaagcaagtCCAAAAGATAATTTTCCTTTGCCAAACATCCACATACTCATAGATaattgtgctaagcatgagtTGCAATCTTTTGTGGATTGCTTTGCGGGATACCACCAGATTCtaatggatgaagaagatgcagaaaaaacaGCATTCATCACACCTTGGGGAGTCTACCATTATCGAGTGATGTCGTTCGGCCTTAAGAATGCTGGAGCCACTTACATGAGAGCTATGACCACCATTTTCCATGATATGATCCACAAAGAAATTGAGGTGTATGTGGACGATGTCATCATAAAATCCCGCGAGAGTTTGAATCACCTGACACACTTGGAAAAGTTCTTTAACAGATTACATAGGTATGGTTTGAAGTTGAACCCAGCCAAATGTGCATTTGGAGTGCCTGCAGGGAAGTTACTCGGATTCATAGTTAGCAGAAGAGGTATCGAGCTTGATCCTTCCAAAATCAAGGCAATTCAAGACTTACCTCCTCCAAAGACTAAGAAGGAAGTAATGAGTTTTCTGGGGAGACTGAATTACATCAGTCGATTCATAGCTCAATCGACGGTGATATGTGAGCCCAtattcaagttactacgaaaagaTGCCCCAACCGAATGGACCGAAGAATGTCAGAAGGCTTTTGACACCATCAAAAGTTACCTTTCGAATCCACCAGTGTTGGTGCCACCACGTGCAGGCACTCCTTTGCTATTGTATTTATCCGTCTCTGACAATGCATTCGGGTGTGTGTTGGGACAACATGATGAGACCGGAAGAAAGGAGAAAGCTATATACTATTTGAGCAAGAAGTTCACGTCCTATGAGGCCCGTTACACCCTTTTAGAGAAAActtgttgtgctttgacttgg GTACACGGAGATCTGATCAAAGTACCACCCCACGAGCTCAATGCGATGAGTTCCCCTTGGCCATTTGCAGCCTGGGGCATGGATGTTATTGGACCTATTGAGCCTGCCGCCTCCAATGGTCATAGGTTCATTTTGGTCGCCATTGATTACTTCACAAAGTGGGTCGAAGCTGCTTCCTACAAAGCTGTGACAAAGAAAGTTGTGGccgattttgttcgcaacaatttgatatgtcGTTTTGGAATTCCAGAGTCTATCATCACAGACAATGGAGCAAATCTGAATAGTCACTTGATGAAAGAGACatgtgaacaattcaaaattACCCATCGCAATTCAACTGCATATCGTCCCCAGATGAATGGAGCTGTAGAAGCTGctaataagaatatcaagaggATACTGAGAAAGATGATTGACAACTACAAATGTTGGCATGAAAATTTGCCTTATGCTTTGCTAGGCTACCACACCACAATCCGACCCTCAACTGGAGCAACTCCTTTACCTATTGGTATACGGAACAGAAGCAGTGATACCAGCTGA